Proteins from a genomic interval of Pseudomonas paeninsulae:
- the zapE gene encoding cell division protein ZapE, with protein MDVASPLAAYRRAIEQQGFESDQAQWQAAQLLEDCHQALHQTDSAGQPPAGVYLWGPVGRGKTWLMDQFHRSLRVPARRQHFHHFMSWVHRRLFQLTGTPAPLQALARELSAEVRVLCFDELFVNDIGDAMIVGPLLQAMFEAGVVLVATSNQPPRQLYAEGFNRERFLPAIVAIEQHMQVLGIDGGQDHRLHPGAAQPRYWVAHPEQPSGLSEVFEQLTPGQPASTEQITLGHRAINVVRRSATALWCRYAELCEQPLSALDFIGLCDRYSAIVLSEVPNLSAQQRAAKIARGTEDGVERVQAGDRELPELSVHDDSVRRFIALVDECYDRRVPLYLEAQVPLDQLYTQGYLAFAFRRTLSRLHEMQLQRFANA; from the coding sequence ATGGATGTGGCGTCACCCCTGGCAGCCTATAGGCGGGCCATCGAGCAGCAGGGCTTCGAGTCGGATCAGGCGCAGTGGCAGGCCGCGCAGTTGCTGGAGGACTGCCACCAGGCCCTGCATCAAACCGACAGCGCTGGGCAGCCACCGGCCGGGGTGTATCTCTGGGGGCCGGTGGGGCGTGGCAAGACCTGGCTGATGGACCAGTTCCATCGCAGCCTGCGGGTGCCGGCGCGGCGGCAACACTTTCATCACTTCATGAGCTGGGTGCATCGCCGTCTGTTTCAGCTGACCGGCACACCCGCCCCTTTGCAGGCGCTGGCGCGCGAGCTGAGCGCAGAGGTGCGGGTGCTGTGTTTCGACGAGCTGTTCGTCAATGACATCGGCGATGCGATGATTGTCGGTCCTTTGCTACAGGCGATGTTCGAGGCCGGTGTGGTGCTGGTCGCCACCTCCAATCAGCCGCCGCGGCAGCTGTATGCCGAGGGCTTCAACCGCGAGCGCTTTCTGCCGGCGATCGTGGCGATCGAGCAGCACATGCAGGTGTTGGGTATCGATGGCGGCCAGGACCATCGCCTGCATCCGGGCGCCGCGCAGCCGCGCTATTGGGTGGCGCATCCAGAGCAGCCGAGCGGCCTGAGTGAGGTGTTCGAGCAGTTGACGCCAGGCCAGCCGGCCTCGACCGAGCAGATAACGCTGGGGCACCGGGCGATTAACGTGGTGCGGCGTAGCGCGACGGCGCTCTGGTGTCGCTACGCCGAGCTGTGCGAGCAGCCGCTGTCGGCCCTGGATTTCATCGGCCTGTGTGATCGTTACTCGGCCATTGTGTTGAGCGAGGTGCCCAACCTGAGTGCGCAGCAGCGCGCCGCGAAGATTGCCCGTGGCACCGAGGATGGTGTCGAGCGGGTGCAGGCCGGCGACCGCGAGTTACCCGAGTTGTCGGTGCATGACGACAGCGTGCGGCGCTTTATCGCCCTGGTCGATGAGTGCTACGACCGCCGCGTGCCGCTGTATCTGGAGGCGCAGGTGCCGCTTGATCAGTTGTATACCCAGGGTTATCTGGCCTTTGCGTTTCGCCGCACCCTCAGCCGTTTGCACGAGATGCAACTGCAACGCTTTGCCAACGCCTAG
- a CDS encoding DinB family protein, which translates to MKLKDHVCLMADYNQWMNQKIYEAAGTLPPEKLHENKGAFFSSIFGTLNHICVADTIWLKRFTPALLAHQALNQILDLSCPESLDVLLCENFSELKDRRQLIDEILSDLVSSLSDEELSQAVSYQNTKGVASTKIFFSLLMHVFNHQAHHRGQITTLLSQSGIDVGITDLVFIVPNA; encoded by the coding sequence ATGAAGTTGAAGGATCATGTTTGCCTAATGGCAGACTATAACCAGTGGATGAATCAAAAGATTTACGAAGCCGCGGGAACGCTTCCGCCAGAAAAGCTGCATGAGAATAAAGGTGCATTCTTTAGTTCAATATTTGGCACGTTAAATCATATCTGTGTGGCTGACACTATCTGGCTCAAACGGTTTACGCCTGCTTTGCTCGCGCATCAGGCATTGAATCAGATACTGGATTTGTCGTGCCCTGAGTCACTTGACGTACTTCTCTGTGAGAACTTCAGCGAACTTAAAGACCGTCGCCAACTAATAGATGAAATCCTTTCAGATCTGGTTTCTTCATTAAGTGACGAAGAGCTTTCGCAGGCTGTTAGTTACCAGAACACTAAGGGTGTAGCTTCTACGAAGATTTTTTTCAGTCTGCTTATGCATGTTTTCAATCACCAAGCGCATCATAGGGGGCAAATAACAACACTTCTGAGTCAGTCTGGTATCGATGTTGGTATAACCGACCTTGTCTTTATTGTGCCAAATGCATAA
- a CDS encoding DUF2986 domain-containing protein: MNRRKKINQLLKAHAKKASAKLAPKSKSNYISKADRLKLATETTQAATIFSES, encoded by the coding sequence ATGAATCGTCGTAAAAAAATAAATCAGTTATTAAAGGCGCACGCCAAAAAAGCCAGTGCCAAATTGGCGCCAAAAAGTAAGTCTAACTACATTAGTAAAGCTGACCGTTTGAAACTAGCTACTGAGACCACTCAAGCCGCAACCATTTTTTCTGAGAGCTGA
- a CDS encoding restriction endonuclease, translated as MIPPFTHSELDISPKEFELLVKNWITQEGDGLTSLEVTHDSKLEAHDSTYQIDVLAKFQGFGGAEFIVLIECKKYSSPVERETVQILHDKVRSLGAHKGMLFTTTGFQSGAIKYAKAHGIALIRVTSGSAAYQTRSSIPVEPPVWLNLPKFMAWHIHENDTGSINMSALKLTVEDLRRVGVMCS; from the coding sequence GTGATCCCACCATTTACACACAGCGAACTTGATATATCTCCAAAGGAGTTTGAGCTGCTCGTAAAAAATTGGATTACGCAAGAAGGTGATGGTTTGACCTCGCTGGAGGTCACTCACGATTCCAAGCTAGAAGCTCACGACTCTACGTATCAAATAGATGTTTTGGCTAAGTTCCAAGGGTTTGGCGGCGCAGAGTTTATTGTTCTCATCGAGTGCAAGAAATACTCATCTCCAGTTGAGAGAGAAACAGTACAAATCCTCCATGACAAAGTCAGATCACTTGGAGCACATAAGGGAATGCTGTTCACAACAACGGGCTTCCAGTCCGGGGCTATAAAATATGCCAAAGCTCACGGCATAGCCTTAATACGCGTCACAAGCGGTAGCGCAGCCTACCAAACGCGCTCATCAATTCCCGTGGAACCGCCAGTTTGGTTAAATCTACCAAAATTCATGGCCTGGCATATTCATGAGAACGACACTGGCAGTATAAACATGAGCGCACTGAAGCTTACGGTTGAGGATCTTCGGAGAGTAGGTGTAATGTGCTCCTAA
- a CDS encoding TSUP family transporter — protein sequence MDYSGSDCLALLIVLGGSLVQGLLGIGFGLLAAPLLYLLDPSYVPGPILLLGFLLACCMLLGNRQSMAWRRPLPAILARLPGAWCGALLLGLLPAAWLGLLLGACVLLATLSSYRWLEVRCNPRNLAIAGFCSGLMGTATSVGGPPMALVYQSCSRISARDELAAFFLLTTPVSVLFLLYQDRMPMDYLHSTLKLAPGVVAGYALARCLDGRFDKRSPRQLLLLLSLLAGSGLLVHSLWRLLA from the coding sequence ATGGACTACAGCGGCAGCGACTGCCTGGCGCTGTTGATCGTGCTGGGCGGCAGCCTGGTGCAGGGGCTGCTGGGCATCGGCTTCGGCCTGCTGGCGGCGCCGCTGCTGTATCTGCTCGACCCCAGCTACGTGCCCGGGCCGATCCTGCTGCTGGGCTTTCTCCTGGCCTGCTGCATGCTGCTCGGCAATCGCCAGTCGATGGCCTGGCGTCGGCCCTTGCCGGCCATTCTGGCGCGATTGCCCGGCGCCTGGTGCGGCGCTCTATTGCTCGGCTTGCTGCCTGCCGCCTGGCTCGGCCTGCTGCTCGGCGCCTGCGTGCTGCTGGCGACCCTCAGCAGCTACCGCTGGCTGGAAGTGCGCTGTAACCCGCGCAACCTGGCCATCGCCGGCTTCTGTTCGGGGTTGATGGGCACCGCCACCTCGGTCGGCGGCCCGCCCATGGCTCTGGTCTACCAGAGCTGCAGCCGCATCAGCGCGCGCGATGAACTGGCCGCCTTCTTCCTGCTGACCACCCCGGTCTCGGTGCTGTTCCTGCTCTACCAGGACCGCATGCCGATGGATTACCTGCACAGCACACTCAAGCTGGCGCCTGGCGTGGTGGCCGGCTATGCCCTGGCCCGCTGCCTGGACGGCCGCTTCGACAAACGCAGCCCGCGCCAGCTGTTGCTGCTGCTCTCTCTGCTGGCGGGCAGTGGTTTATTGGTGCACAGCCTGTGGCGGCTGTTGGCTTAG
- a CDS encoding DUF3726 domain-containing protein codes for MLISSNELTSLLKRVFEGMGYPVGYYEDAAGLVKWLQVHGEQGFGELQRALPYVADSQRPAMELLAEESQALLFDCFGRSGLNCLPSIVELAQTKVLEQGCVNVKVRNCHNRKFILKLLVDCARQGISGLAYWQNGKQPISEHVASIAAGARYPSYSEVLLADPATADTQTLTLLLSTRIDLQGQLHGSAGQRSGYRQVSPEQFARAGEGALEAGMDISIELWQQLNQLAEAVLVENSEQSRSGAGGR; via the coding sequence ATGTTGATCTCGTCGAATGAACTGACCTCCCTGCTCAAGCGCGTGTTCGAAGGCATGGGCTATCCCGTCGGCTACTACGAGGACGCCGCCGGCCTGGTGAAATGGCTGCAGGTGCATGGCGAGCAGGGCTTCGGCGAGCTGCAGCGCGCCTTGCCCTATGTCGCCGACAGCCAGCGGCCGGCGATGGAGCTGCTGGCCGAGGAGAGCCAGGCGCTGCTGTTCGACTGCTTTGGCCGCAGCGGCCTGAACTGCCTGCCGAGCATCGTCGAGCTAGCGCAGACCAAGGTACTGGAGCAGGGCTGCGTCAACGTCAAGGTGCGCAACTGCCACAACCGCAAGTTCATCCTCAAGCTGCTGGTCGACTGCGCCCGGCAGGGCATTAGCGGCTTGGCCTATTGGCAGAACGGCAAGCAGCCGATCAGCGAGCATGTCGCCAGCATCGCCGCCGGCGCCCGCTACCCGAGCTACAGCGAGGTGCTGCTGGCCGATCCCGCCACGGCCGACACCCAGACGCTGACCCTGCTGCTCAGCACCCGCATCGACCTGCAGGGGCAGTTGCACGGCAGCGCGGGTCAGCGCAGCGGCTATCGCCAGGTCAGCCCCGAGCAATTCGCCCGTGCCGGCGAGGGCGCCCTGGAAGCCGGCATGGATATCTCCATCGAGCTGTGGCAACAGCTCAACCAATTGGCCGAAGCGGTGCTGGTGGAGAACTCCGAGCAGTCGCGCAGCGGCGCCGGTGGCCGTTAA
- a CDS encoding LysR family transcriptional regulator: MLPDLKIVQLRHFVWVYELQGFHTAAEKAHRTQPAISLSIRDLEGKLGQSLFEKRNARAARPELTPFGVQFMTYAKELIAHHDRVIKDMSLIAQHKSGHLRIASVPSIASRLLPDILTRFIGDATDLHVSLFDDSSEVVLAMVENQQVDFGIASLWEAESDIRFIPIWEDSIGVVCRSDHRLAGEAELSWQQLRGERLIGNGTSRLLAGTEAEELVADAQFFMSNMISLLAMLEAGMGITTLPRFAFPPEHSQLRFIPLSEPLVTRDIGIVCLANRSLPVAAQALFEFILRDNELDPSAL, translated from the coding sequence GTGCTTCCCGACCTCAAGATCGTCCAACTGCGGCATTTCGTCTGGGTGTATGAGCTGCAGGGCTTTCATACCGCCGCGGAAAAGGCCCACCGCACCCAGCCGGCGATTTCCCTGTCGATCCGCGATTTGGAGGGCAAGCTCGGCCAATCCTTGTTCGAGAAGCGCAACGCCCGTGCGGCCAGGCCGGAGCTGACCCCCTTCGGCGTGCAGTTCATGACCTACGCCAAGGAGCTGATCGCCCACCACGACCGGGTGATCAAGGACATGAGTCTGATCGCCCAGCACAAGTCCGGGCACCTGCGCATCGCCTCGGTGCCGTCGATCGCCAGCCGCCTGCTGCCGGATATCCTCACGCGCTTTATCGGCGACGCCACCGACCTGCACGTCAGCCTGTTCGACGACAGCTCCGAGGTGGTGCTGGCGATGGTCGAGAACCAGCAGGTGGATTTCGGCATTGCCAGCCTGTGGGAGGCGGAGAGCGACATCCGCTTCATCCCGATCTGGGAGGACAGCATCGGCGTGGTCTGCCGCAGCGATCATCGCCTGGCTGGCGAAGCCGAATTGAGCTGGCAGCAACTGCGTGGCGAGCGGCTGATCGGCAACGGCACCTCGCGCCTGTTGGCTGGCACCGAGGCCGAAGAGCTGGTGGCCGACGCGCAGTTCTTTATGTCCAACATGATTTCCCTGCTGGCCATGCTCGAAGCCGGCATGGGCATCACCACCCTGCCGCGATTCGCCTTCCCGCCGGAGCACAGCCAGCTGCGTTTCATTCCGCTGAGCGAGCCGCTGGTGACGCGCGACATCGGCATCGTCTGCCTGGCCAATCGCTCGTTGCCGGTGGCGGCCCAGGCGTTGTTCGAGTTCATCCTGCGCGACAACGAACTGGACCCGAGTGCGCTTTAA
- a CDS encoding aldehyde dehydrogenase family protein — protein MSGDIFANYINGEWLTGSATIRNISPANIQDVLGDYAQADAGQIEQALDAAIAGQLEWQRSGLEQRYQVLTAIGDELIARKAELGEQLAREEGKTLAEGMGEVYRSGQFFHYYAAEVLRQMGETADSVRPGVEIETRREPVGVVAIITPWNFPMATAAWKIAPALAFGNAVVFKPANAVPASAWSLSEIIARQGLPAGTFNLLMGSGAAVGDALIHSNKIDALSFTGSVETGRKVACATAANFVRCQLEMGSKNALIVLDDADLDLAVDCALNGAFFGTGQKCTASSRLIVTAGMHDRFVAALVERMGQLKVGYPLREGTQIGAVIDGKQLEQNLRYIEQAKADGAVLACGGERIEEEYEGFYMRPALFVETRNDMQINRDEVFGPIACVIKVADYEEALATLNDTDFGLTAGIMTQSLKVASDFKRRAKTGCVMVNLPTAGTDYHVPFGGRKNSSFGPREQGTYAREFYTVVKTTYIRA, from the coding sequence ATGTCCGGCGATATCTTTGCTAACTACATCAATGGCGAGTGGCTTACGGGCTCCGCGACTATCCGTAATATCAGCCCCGCGAACATCCAGGATGTGCTGGGCGACTATGCCCAGGCCGACGCCGGGCAAATCGAGCAGGCCCTCGACGCGGCTATCGCCGGTCAGCTCGAGTGGCAGCGCAGCGGTCTGGAGCAGCGCTATCAGGTGCTGACCGCGATCGGTGACGAATTGATTGCGCGCAAGGCCGAACTGGGCGAGCAGCTGGCCCGCGAAGAAGGCAAGACCCTCGCCGAAGGCATGGGCGAAGTCTACCGCTCCGGCCAGTTCTTCCACTACTACGCCGCCGAAGTGCTCCGGCAGATGGGCGAGACCGCCGATTCGGTGCGCCCCGGCGTGGAAATCGAAACCCGCCGCGAGCCGGTCGGTGTAGTCGCCATCATCACCCCGTGGAACTTCCCCATGGCCACCGCGGCCTGGAAGATCGCCCCGGCGCTGGCGTTCGGCAATGCCGTGGTGTTCAAGCCGGCCAACGCGGTACCGGCCAGCGCCTGGTCGCTGAGCGAGATCATCGCCCGCCAGGGCCTGCCGGCCGGCACCTTCAACCTGCTGATGGGCAGCGGCGCCGCAGTCGGCGACGCGCTGATCCACTCCAACAAGATCGATGCCCTGAGCTTCACCGGCTCGGTCGAGACTGGGCGCAAGGTGGCCTGCGCCACCGCCGCCAACTTCGTCCGCTGCCAGCTGGAAATGGGCAGCAAGAACGCCCTGATCGTGCTCGACGACGCCGACCTCGACCTGGCCGTGGACTGCGCGCTCAACGGCGCCTTCTTCGGCACCGGGCAGAAGTGCACCGCCTCCTCGCGCCTGATCGTCACCGCCGGCATGCACGACCGTTTCGTCGCCGCCCTGGTCGAGCGCATGGGTCAGCTCAAGGTCGGCTATCCGCTGCGCGAAGGCACGCAGATAGGCGCGGTGATCGACGGCAAGCAGCTGGAGCAGAACCTGCGTTACATCGAGCAGGCCAAGGCCGATGGCGCGGTGCTGGCCTGTGGTGGCGAGCGCATCGAGGAAGAGTACGAAGGCTTCTATATGCGCCCGGCGCTGTTCGTCGAGACCCGCAACGACATGCAGATCAACCGCGACGAGGTGTTCGGTCCGATCGCCTGCGTGATCAAGGTCGCCGATTACGAGGAGGCTCTGGCCACCCTCAACGACACCGACTTCGGCCTCACCGCCGGGATCATGACCCAGTCGTTGAAGGTCGCCAGCGACTTCAAGCGCCGCGCCAAGACCGGCTGCGTGATGGTCAACCTGCCGACCGCCGGCACCGACTACCACGTGCCGTTCGGCGGCCGCAAGAACTCCAGCTTCGGCCCGCGCGAGCAAGGTACCTACGCCCGCGAGTTCTACACCGTGGTCAAGACCACCTACATCCGTGCTTGA
- a CDS encoding membrane dipeptidase — protein sequence MHDDLIVIDGLQYSNWDRELFTQLRQGGVTAVHVTLVYHENARETLSRLGEWNLRFEQHGDLIMPVASAADIRRAKELGKVGIFFGAQNCSPIEDDIALIEVFRQLNLLIMQLTYNNQSLLATGCYEGSDSGITRFGKQAIAEMNRVGMLIDMSHSAERSTLEAIELSSRPIIISHANPEFFHPAKRNKSQTVLRELGQSGGLLGFSLYPFHLHNGSDCTLAQFCDMVARTAELIGIDHIGIGTDLCQNQPQSVLEWMRSGRWSKQVDYGEGSASNASWPKPLTWFGDSRDFPNITQGLLQRGFSAEDTAKVMGLNWLNTLEQGLKPAP from the coding sequence ATGCATGACGACCTGATCGTGATCGACGGCCTGCAGTACTCCAACTGGGACCGTGAGCTGTTCACCCAGCTGCGCCAAGGCGGAGTCACTGCGGTGCACGTGACCCTGGTGTACCACGAGAACGCCCGCGAGACCTTGAGCCGCCTCGGTGAGTGGAACCTCCGCTTTGAGCAACACGGCGACCTGATCATGCCGGTGGCGAGCGCCGCCGACATCCGCCGGGCCAAGGAGCTGGGCAAGGTGGGGATCTTCTTCGGCGCGCAGAACTGCTCGCCGATCGAGGACGATATCGCCCTGATCGAGGTGTTCCGCCAGCTCAACTTGCTGATCATGCAGCTGACCTATAACAACCAGAGCCTGCTGGCCACCGGTTGCTACGAGGGCAGCGACAGCGGCATCACCCGCTTCGGCAAGCAGGCCATCGCCGAGATGAACCGGGTCGGCATGCTCATCGACATGTCGCACAGCGCCGAGCGCAGCACCCTGGAAGCCATCGAGCTGTCGAGCCGGCCGATCATCATCTCCCACGCCAACCCGGAGTTCTTCCATCCGGCCAAGCGCAACAAGTCGCAGACCGTGCTGCGTGAACTGGGCCAGTCCGGCGGCCTGCTCGGCTTCAGCCTGTACCCCTTCCACCTGCACAACGGCTCGGACTGCACCCTGGCGCAGTTCTGCGACATGGTCGCGCGCACCGCCGAGCTGATCGGCATCGACCACATCGGCATCGGCACCGACCTGTGCCAGAACCAGCCGCAGTCGGTGCTGGAGTGGATGCGCAGCGGCCGCTGGTCGAAGCAGGTCGATTACGGCGAGGGCTCGGCGAGCAACGCCAGCTGGCCCAAGCCGCTGACCTGGTTCGGCGACAGCCGCGACTTCCCGAACATCACCCAAGGCCTGTTGCAGCGCGGTTTCAGCGCCGAAGACACCGCCAAGGTGATGGGTCTCAACTGGCTCAACACCCTGGAGCAGGGCCTCAAGCCTGCCCCGTAA
- a CDS encoding BCCT family transporter has translation MNSKSQAAQMGAVDSGKRSLLHDVDVPVLLMSGGAVLLFAILALLDIELMTQWVNTAFAWSTKVFGAYWQVLLLMTFVIGLFLAMGRTGRVRLGALAAPEMPTYTWVSIIMCTLLAGGGVFWAAAEPMAHFLSPPPLYGGATGTPQAAYNALAQSFMHWGFLAWAILGTLSGIVLMHLHYEKGLPLKPRTLLYPMFGERVMTGWFGALIDACCVLAVVAGTIGPIGFLGLQVSFGLEKLFGITNDYGTQLIIIGALVATYTISAVSGVTRGIKILSQLNVVLAVALMLFILLLGPTAFIFDAYVQSMGIYLDKFIPMATFRADPAWLDWWTVFFWGWFLGYGPLMAMFVARISRGRTIRELVTMIAIVAPVITCFWFTIVGGSGLAFELSNPGSVSEAFAGFNLPGALLAITAQLPLGYLISVLFLILTIIFVTTTGDSMTYTISMVMTGTDHPRSEIRVFWGVMMGVVAALLISIGSGGISALQSFIVITAVPVSLVLLPALWNAPQIARRMADEQGL, from the coding sequence ATGAATAGCAAATCGCAGGCGGCCCAGATGGGGGCCGTCGACAGTGGCAAACGCTCCCTGCTGCATGATGTGGATGTACCCGTACTGCTGATGAGCGGCGGCGCCGTGCTGCTGTTCGCCATCCTCGCGCTGCTCGACATCGAGCTGATGACCCAGTGGGTCAATACCGCCTTCGCCTGGTCGACCAAGGTGTTTGGCGCCTACTGGCAGGTGTTGTTGCTCATGACCTTTGTCATCGGCCTGTTCCTCGCCATGGGCCGTACCGGCCGCGTGCGCCTGGGCGCCCTGGCTGCGCCCGAGATGCCGACCTACACCTGGGTGTCGATCATCATGTGCACCCTGCTCGCCGGCGGCGGCGTGTTCTGGGCGGCGGCCGAGCCGATGGCGCATTTTCTCTCGCCACCACCGCTGTACGGCGGTGCGACGGGCACCCCGCAGGCGGCCTACAACGCGCTGGCACAGAGCTTCATGCACTGGGGCTTCCTCGCCTGGGCGATTCTCGGCACCCTCAGCGGTATCGTGCTGATGCACCTGCACTACGAAAAAGGTTTGCCACTCAAGCCGCGCACCCTGCTCTACCCCATGTTCGGCGAGCGCGTCATGACCGGCTGGTTCGGCGCCCTGATCGATGCCTGCTGCGTGCTGGCGGTGGTCGCTGGCACCATCGGCCCGATCGGCTTCCTCGGCCTGCAGGTCAGCTTCGGCCTGGAGAAGCTGTTCGGCATCACTAACGACTACGGCACCCAGCTGATCATCATCGGCGCGCTGGTGGCGACCTATACCATTTCCGCCGTGTCCGGGGTGACCCGTGGGATCAAGATCCTCAGCCAGCTGAATGTGGTTCTGGCAGTGGCATTGATGCTGTTCATCCTGCTGCTCGGCCCGACCGCGTTCATCTTCGATGCCTACGTGCAGTCCATGGGCATCTACCTGGACAAGTTCATCCCGATGGCCACCTTCCGCGCCGACCCGGCCTGGCTGGACTGGTGGACGGTGTTCTTCTGGGGCTGGTTCCTCGGTTATGGCCCGCTGATGGCGATGTTCGTCGCACGTATCTCGCGCGGTCGCACCATTCGCGAGCTGGTGACCATGATCGCGATAGTCGCGCCGGTGATCACCTGCTTCTGGTTCACCATCGTCGGTGGCAGTGGCCTGGCCTTCGAGCTGAGCAACCCCGGTTCGGTGTCCGAAGCCTTCGCCGGTTTCAACCTGCCCGGCGCCCTGCTGGCGATCACCGCGCAGCTGCCGCTGGGCTACCTGATCTCGGTGCTGTTCCTGATCCTCACCATCATCTTCGTCACCACCACCGGCGACTCGATGACCTACACCATCTCCATGGTGATGACCGGCACCGATCACCCACGCTCGGAGATCCGTGTGTTCTGGGGCGTGATGATGGGCGTGGTGGCGGCCCTGCTGATCTCCATCGGCTCGGGCGGTATCAGTGCGCTGCAATCGTTCATCGTCATCACCGCCGTGCCGGTGTCCCTGGTGCTGCTGCCGGCCCTGTGGAACGCACCGCAGATCGCCCGGCGCATGGCTGACGAGCAAGGGCTGTAA
- a CDS encoding RidA family protein translates to MKQAVKTQLFPSKAPLEWAVIGSGTLYTAQIPIDAQGQVVPGGIEAQTRQTLDNLKHTLECAGLGMDAVTQVLIYVTDRSYLATVNAVYAEYFSAPYPNRAAMVIAGLAREEMLVELVVYAVA, encoded by the coding sequence ATGAAACAGGCCGTGAAAACCCAGCTGTTCCCGTCCAAGGCCCCACTGGAGTGGGCGGTGATCGGCAGCGGCACCCTGTACACCGCGCAGATCCCCATCGACGCCCAGGGCCAGGTGGTGCCCGGCGGCATCGAGGCGCAGACCCGGCAGACCCTGGACAACCTCAAGCACACCCTGGAATGCGCGGGCCTAGGCATGGACGCGGTGACTCAGGTGCTGATCTACGTCACCGACCGCAGCTACCTGGCCACGGTCAACGCGGTGTACGCCGAATACTTCAGCGCGCCCTACCCCAACCGCGCGGCCATGGTCATCGCCGGCCTGGCCCGCGAGGAAATGCTGGTGGAGCTGGTGGTGTATGCCGTCGCCTGA
- a CDS encoding DUF1329 domain-containing protein gives MLRKCSILLLAVVALQAQAQVDSAQAARLGQDLTPLGGERAGNLAGTIPRWQGGLAQPPANYRPGMHHPDPYAGDAPLYRLDSQSLAQHQGQLPAGLKLLLENNPDYFLDVYPTRRSAAAPQRIYDATRFNAQNAKLISGGNGVEGVAAGIPFPLPQNGQEAIWNHIMRYRGEQLSMVTNQVAVLANGDYSLLKLERDVYFRYGREGTSPQDLDNTLFYYKYKVIAPSMLAGSALVVEETLDQVLAIRKVWRFSRGERRVRRLPMLAYDTARPDTNGMVTADQVDAYNGAPDRYEWNLLGKQEVLVPYNSYAVHQQGIAYEDILKRNTLNPELLRYELHRVWVVEAELRKGFRHPYGKRRFYLDEDSWQILAVDLYDKNGELTGLQESHPISYYEVPMFGSTLETVYDLKGARYFVDGLDNNESMYDFNAPLSPRDFTPQALRRDGN, from the coding sequence GTGTTGAGAAAATGTTCAATTCTGCTGCTGGCCGTCGTGGCGCTGCAGGCGCAGGCTCAGGTCGACAGTGCCCAGGCCGCGCGGCTGGGTCAGGATCTCACCCCGCTGGGTGGCGAGCGCGCCGGCAATCTCGCCGGCACCATCCCCCGTTGGCAGGGCGGGTTGGCCCAGCCGCCGGCCAATTACCGGCCCGGTATGCACCACCCCGACCCTTATGCCGGCGACGCGCCGCTGTACCGGCTCGACAGCCAGAGTCTCGCCCAGCACCAGGGGCAACTGCCGGCCGGCCTGAAGCTGCTGCTGGAGAACAATCCCGACTACTTTCTGGACGTCTATCCGACTCGCCGTAGCGCTGCGGCGCCGCAACGCATCTACGACGCCACCCGCTTCAACGCGCAGAATGCCAAGTTGATCTCCGGCGGCAACGGCGTTGAGGGCGTTGCCGCGGGTATCCCGTTCCCGCTGCCGCAGAACGGCCAGGAAGCCATCTGGAACCACATCATGCGTTACCGTGGTGAGCAGCTCAGCATGGTTACCAACCAGGTAGCGGTGCTCGCCAATGGCGATTACAGCCTGCTCAAGCTGGAGCGTGACGTCTACTTCCGCTATGGCCGCGAAGGCACCAGCCCGCAGGATCTGGACAACACCCTGTTCTATTACAAGTACAAGGTGATTGCCCCGTCCATGCTGGCGGGCTCCGCGCTGGTGGTGGAGGAAACCCTCGACCAGGTGCTGGCGATCCGCAAGGTCTGGCGCTTCAGCCGTGGCGAACGCCGCGTGCGCCGGCTGCCGATGCTGGCCTATGACACCGCACGGCCGGATACCAACGGCATGGTCACTGCCGACCAGGTCGATGCCTACAACGGTGCGCCGGATCGCTACGAATGGAATCTGCTCGGCAAGCAGGAAGTGCTGGTGCCCTACAACAGCTACGCGGTGCATCAGCAGGGCATTGCCTACGAGGACATCCTCAAGCGCAACACGCTCAACCCCGAGCTGTTGCGCTATGAACTGCACCGCGTATGGGTGGTCGAGGCCGAGCTGCGCAAGGGCTTCCGCCATCCCTATGGCAAGCGGCGCTTCTACCTGGACGAGGACAGCTGGCAGATCCTCGCGGTCGATCTGTATGACAAGAATGGCGAACTGACGGGGCTGCAGGAAAGCCACCCGATCAGTTACTACGAGGTGCCGATGTTCGGCAGCACCCTGGAAACCGTTTACGACCTCAAGGGCGCTCGTTATTTCGTCGATGGCCTGGATAACAACGAGTCGATGTACGACTTTAACGCGCCGCTGAGCCCGCGCGACTTCACCCCGCAGGCCCTGCGCCGCGACGGTAACTGA